CATCAGGCCGGTCCGCAAAGGCCAGGGCATCTTCCACGCTGATGAAATTATTCTGGTAGAGGTACTTTAACGACTGGTTAAAGGTCTGGGTGCCGTAGTAGGTATTGCCTTCCTTGATGGCATCATATAATTCGCGGGTCTTGCCTTCATAAAGCATATCTTTGATAGTCGGCGTGGCCAGCAGTATTTCAGCGGCCGGAACCATTCCCTTGCCGTCGTGCCGGGCGATTAACCGCTGGGAAATCACGCCCTGCAGGAGCATCGACAACTGCTGGCGCAGAAGTGGATGCTGGTGGGGCGGAAAGAAATTGATAATCCGTTCCACGGTCTGGAATGAATTGATGCTGTGCAGGGTGCTGATGACCAGGTGACCGGTTTCGGCCGCACCGATGGCCGCTTCCATCGTGTCTTTGTCGCGCATTTCGCCGATCATAATGATATCCGGGCTCTGGCGGACCGCATGTTTCAGCGCCGAGGTGAATGAAAACGTGTCAATTCCCAATTCTCTCTGGTCAATCAGTGATTTTTCGTCCATAAAGAGGTATTCTATCGGGTCTTCTATGGTGACCACGTGTTTGCGCCAGTTTTTATTGATGTAATTTATCAGGGCGGCAATGGTGGTGGATTTTCCGCTGCCGGCGATGCCGGTGACAATGACCAGACCGCGGGTGGTGGTAGCTAATTTCTGCAACGGTTTCATTGGTAGTCCCAGTTCTTCTATCGGCGGGATATTGGAGCGGATATAGCGCATGGCCATTCCGATAAAACCTTTTTGCCTGAAAATATTTACCCGAAACCGGCCCATGCCAAAGACCTCATAAGCAGTATCCACTTCACCCTGGTCCACGAATTTTTGCCTTAATTTTTCAGTGGTGATTTCCAGGAAGAGTTTTTCTACCATCTCCGGGGTGAGCGGGAAAGTCTGAGGGAGAACTTCCAATTTTCCGGTCAGTCGGATCATGGGTGGGGCGCCGACTTTGATGAACAAATCAGAGGCGTTCTTGGCCACCACGGCGGCAAATAATCCCTTGACGTCTAATTCCTTTTTAGTTTCAGACATATTTGATTCCTTTCAGTTTGACTTCCCGTACTCTTAATGTAACAAATTATAGATATTTCTTCAATATTTTTCCAGTATAAGAGCGTTCTTGCCTGGCAATCTCTTCAGGGGTGCCGGAAGCGACTACTCGGCCGCCTTCATCACCGCCTTCGGGTCCCAGATCAATGATATAGTCAGCCATTTTGATGACGTGCATATTATGTTCGATGACCACAACGCTGTTACCGCGGTCCACCAGTCGATTGAGGACATTGAGCAGTTTATTGATATCGGAGAAATGCAGGCCGGTAGTCGGCTCGTCAAGTATGTAAAGGGTTTTATTGGTGGCGGTCTTGCCTAATTCAGCTGATAGCTTGACCCGCTGGGCTTCGCCGCCTGAGAGCGTGATGCTGGATTGGCCCAGGGCGATATAGCCCAGTCCGACGTTATCGAGTGTCTTGAGGATGCGCACGATATGCGGGAAGTTCTGGAAGAATTCCACGGCGGCTGAGACCTCCATTTCCAGGACATCGGCGATATTCTTACCCCGGTAGGTGATGTCCAGGGTCTCGCGGTTATATCTTTTGCCTTTGCACTGTTCACAGGTGATGTAGACATCAGGCAGGAAGTGCATCTCGATTAGTTTAGTGCCTTGGCCCTGGCAGTCGGCGCATCGGCCGGCCTTGAGATTAAAACTAAATCGGCCGGACTGGTAACCCCGTAATCGGGCTTCCTTAGTCATGGTAAAGACCTTGCGTATCTCGTCAAAGACGCCGGTATAAGTGGCCGGATTTGAACGAGGCGTCCGGCCAATCGGCGACTGGTCAATGATAATTACTTTGTCAACATGTTCGGCACCGATAATGTCGTCGCATTCACCTGAACGAATCCGGCTCCGGTAAATTTTCTTCATCAGCCCTTTATAGAGGATTTCATTGACCAGCGTGCTTTTGCCTGAGCCGGATACGCCGGTTACACAGGTAAAGCAACCTAATGGGATGGGTACATTGATGTCTTTCAGGTTGAATTCCCGGGCCCTGATGATGTTTAGCCAGTTATGTTCGCTCGCGCGGTCTCTGCGGAGTTCGCTGGCGCGGTCACTGCGGCCTTCTGATTTGTCATTTTTTATTTTATTATTAGCAGTATTTGGCTGCGGGAATAGATTGCGGTCAAAACGCCTTTTCTTTGGCACTTCTATTCTTAATTTATTGGTCAGGTATTGCAGGGTCAGGGAATGGTTATTATTATTTTCTCCTGAAGTTCCGTTAGGCGGTTTTACAGTATTATTATTGTTTGTCATTTTACCGTTTAGGACATCCTTACTCGGAGCCGAGATGATTACCTGTCCACCCCGGGTGCCGGCGCCCGGACCGACATCAATCAGATAATCCGATGCCCTGATGGTGTCTTCGTCGTGCTCAACTACAATGACTGTATTGCCTAAGTTTCTTAATTTTATCAGGGTATTGAGCAGGCGTTGGTTATCGCGTTGGTGCAGTCCGATGGTTGGTTCGTCAAGGACATAGCAGACCCCGACCAGACCTGAACCGACCTGGGAAGCCAGCCGTATCCGTTGGGCCTCGCCGCCTGAAAGCGTCAAACTGCGCCGGTCTAATGTCAGGTAGGACAGTCCCACGTCTATCAGAAATGAAAGGCGGTTCTTGATTTCCTTTAACGCCATCTGTCCGATAAGCGTCTGTTCAGCGGTTAGGACGAGTTTATCAAAGAAGTGATAGGCGTCCTTAACCGCCATCTGAATCACCTCGGAGATATTTTTTCCGCCGATGCGGACGGCCAGTGGCTCTGGTTTTAAGCGCGCGCCTTTGCAGGTTGGGCAGGGCAGTTCGCTCATATATGAGTGTATCCGGTGCTTGACTCCTTCGCTCTGGGTTTTGTAGAACCGGTTCTCCAAGTCCGGTATCACGCCGGTAAAACTGCGTTTATATTTGGCTTCATCTGGTTGATTGGTGCCGTACATCAGGATCCGTTTCTTATCTTCAGGCAGGTTGTAGAAAGGCGCATCCATAGCTATGTTGAAATCGCCGGCGAACTCCTTGATAACATACGAATAATAAATAGCCATCCGGTGTCCGGATTTACGCCAAGCCTCGATGGCTCCGTTAGCCAGCGAGAGCGACTTGTCAGGCACAATCAGGTCCATATCCAGTTCCATCCGTGTGCCCAGGCCGTTGCAGCGTGGGCAGGCGCCATAAGGTGAATTAAACGAGAATATCCGCGGGCTTAATTCCGATAAACTTATCTGGCATTCCGGACAGGCAAAATGCTCCGAGAATACCAGGTCGGAAAACCGTTTGCCCTGGGGCTGATGCGAGATGATGACCAATCCTTCGCCTAATCTCAATGCGGTTTCGACCGAATCAGCCAGCCGGCTCTTTTCTATGCCGGCAGGCTCAACGCTCAGTCTGTCGATGACTATCTCGATATTATGACGTTTGTATTTATCCAGTTTAGGGACGGATGAGCCGAGTTCTATAACCTTGTTGTCAACCCGGACTCGGACAAAGCCATTGCGCCGGATGCGTTCAAAGACATCCCGATGTTCGCCTTTTTTGCCTCGGATAATCGGAGCCAGGACAATAATCCGGGAATAAGCCGGGAATGATTGGATATGCTGGATAATCTGCTGGGCGGACTGTTTGACAATTGGTTTATTGCACTTGGGGCAGAAGGGTTGGCCCAACCGGGCGAAGATAACGCGCAGATAATCATATATCTCGGTAGTGGTAGCCACGATCGAGCGAGGTGTGCCGGTTCCGCCCCGTTGTTCTATAGAAATCGTGGGAGGCAGGCCTTCGATAGATTCCACATCCGGTTTGGCAATTTGTTCCAGGAACTGCCGGGCGTAGGCCGAGAGCGATTCGATATAACGGCGTTGTCCCTCGGCGTAAATGGTATCAAAAGCCAGGGAGGTCTTGCCTGAGCCGGAGACACCGGTTACCACAATTAGTTTATCACGCGGGATATCAATGTTGATATTCCTGAGATTATGCTCCTTGGCTCCGCGTATGGATATATGATTGGTCATAGGGGTAATTAATCCTGCAGTATATATTATTTTGTAAACTGTGTCTACGTTTTGGGATTTATTCTTTGACGATGGCTAGTGGTTTTTGGTATAGAATAAAGGTAATGAACTAAGCGAAGCGTGAACTCGAAGAGGCCGCGAAGCGTGACCCTGAGCGAAGCGAAATGAAAACCTTAATGCAATGTACTATTAAAAAGCCTGTTTTCTGTGAAGGCATCGGACTTTTTACCGGGCAGAAAGTGAAATTGTGTTTCCAGCCCGCTAAAGTTAATGATGGCATAACATTCATTGCCAATGGCGCCAGAATTTCTGCTTCTATCAGTAACGTGCTGACCCAATACCGCCGCAATGCCATCGGGAAAGACGGCATCATTATCGAGACTATAGAACACCTAATGGCAGCTTTGAACGGATTAGGTATTACCAATATTGATATCGAGATTTATTCTGATAGTCAATCTGCAACCTATGAGATACCGAATACGGACGGCAGCGCTAAGTTATTTGTGGATTTATTATTAAAAGCCGGTATTGAGGAACAGCGCGCACCCAGGAGAGTCCTGCGAATAAATGCGCCGGTTAATTACAGGGATGGCGAGTGCTCTATTATTGCCTTGCCAGCCGCTGACGATTCATTAACTGTTGACTATACCTTTTCGCATAGCGCCGTGATTATCGGCAATCAGCATTTATCAGTGGAACTGGTACAGGATAACTTTATTTCGGAGATAGCCCCGGCCCGAACGTTTTGTATGGCCGACGAAGTGGCGTCTCTTCAGGCACAGGGAATAGGTAAGTCAGCCAATTATCAGAATGTTCTGGTGGTGGATAATGACAAAATCGTCCAGAACACCTTGCGCTTTAAAGACGAATTCGTGCGCCATAAAATACTTGATTTAATCGGCGATTTATACTTGTTAAATGCCTCGTTATTTGCTAAAATAGCAGCGGTTAAGACCGGCCATAGACAAAATGTAGAATTTGTCAGGAAATTGGTTGGATTACTCTAAGGCAGCTGAATTAATCAGATAAATGGAGGATAATGTTATGAATCCAGAAAATAGCGAAATTAAATCTTCCGATGGGAATAAAGGCGTGAGGCTTGACATCAGGGAAATCCATAATATCCTACCGCATCGGTATCCTTTTCTCCTGGTGGATCGGGTTATAGAAATGGAAGGATACCAGCGTGCGGTCGGGATAAAGAACGTCACGATGAATGAACCGTATTTCCAGGGGCATTTTCCGGGTATGCCAATTATGCCCGGCGTTCTGCAGATTGAGGCGATGGCGCAGTTGACTGGTATTATGCTTCTTTCCCGGGCCGGTAACGAAAAGAAAATAGCCATGTTTTTGTCGATTGACGAGGCTAAGTTCCGGCGATCGGTCATTCCGGGAGACCAGTTGCGCATAGAAGTCAATACCACCAAGGTCAAGTCCAGAATTGTTGAAGCCGAAGCCAAGATTACCGTGGAAGGAGAGGTGGCTTCAGAATCAAAGTTCAAGTTTATGCTGGTAGATAAGGAATAATTATGACAAATATTCATCCGACGGCCATTATTGACAAGAGCGCGGAGATTGACCAGAGCGTTACCATCGGTCCATATACGACTATCGGGCCTGATGTCAGAATCGGCGCGGGTAATATTATCGGCCCTTATTGCCATTTTGAATCGCATACCACTATCGGCCGGAATAATAAGTTCCTGGCCTATTGCAGTGTTGGCACCCCGCCCCAGGATGTCGGCTACAAGAATGAGCCGACCCGCCTGATTATCGGCGATAATAATACCTTCAAGGAATTTGTCACGCTCAACCGCGGTACTATGAAGGACAGGCAGGAGACGGTTATCGGCAACAATAATTATCTGATGGCATATGCCCATGTCGGACACGACAGCGTTTTAAGCAATAATATCATTATGGCCAACGCCGTTCAGGTGGGCGGACACGTTCACATAGAGGATTACGCGGCTTTAGGCGGGATGGTCGGGGTTCACCATCTGGTTACTGTTGGAGCCCATGCTTTTATCGGAGGAATTGCCCGGGTGATTCAGGATGTGCCTCCCTATATGATTGCCGAAGGCCATCCGGCCAAGGTGCGCGCCCTTAATGCCATCGGCCTGGAAAGAAGAGGGTTCCCGCCGGAGATTATCAGCGCTTTAGAAGCGGCGTACAAACTTATCTGGCGCGGTAAGATAACAACCGCCGAGGCATTTCAGAAACTGCTTTCGCCTGAAAAGAATCCCTGCAAAGAGGTTCAGTATCTGATAAAATCACTGCAAAACACCCGGGACGGCAAACACGGGCGCTATCGCGAATCGCTCCGCAAGGTGCCGGCCAGGTAGTCAATAGTGAATTGTGGAATGCGAATTGTGAATTGACTAATCCGCAATCCGCAATTCGTATCCATTATGTTCCAAAAAAGGATTACGGTCATTGTCGGATTTATCGCGATAACCTTTTTTATCATTGTCATTAGGTTATTCGCCTTGCAGGTTATCAATAATTCTTATTATCGAACCCAGGCGCGTAAATATGCGACTCGGATTGAACTCATCGCCGACCCGCGCGGCAAGATTCTTGACCGTAACGGTAATACCCTGGTTAGCAACAAACTTGCCTTTGATCTTTTTATCACACCGGCAATATACCTAAAACCGAAGACGCCGGCCGGCAAGACCGCAGTCAGTCCCGCTAATAGCGACAAAACCGCCGGCAAGAATGATTTGCCGTCTAAATCTGATGTTTCTAAGGCGGCTGATTACAATACGGATGACGATTTGGTTCAGTGGGAAGTGATCAGGAAGCTGACCGGGCTGCTAAATATTAAATCAGACTTGTTTATTTCAAAGATAAAAGCCATTCAGGAGAAAATCATTGCTCAGGCCCAGACCAGACCGGAGCGGGAACAAAAACGTTATATCAAGCAACAATACCGCAATAAATACCGGATTTTCTCGGGCCTGACGCTCAATCAAGCCATGCAGATAGAGTCGCACCCGGAGATTTTCAGGGGCTTCAGCGTTTCGGAAACCATCTCGCGTAATTATATCTATAACGATCTGGCCTGTCATGTTATCGGATATACCGGTCCGATCTGGAAAGAGGAATATGACCAGTTTGTGGAGAACGGCTATTTTGACGATATGCTCAACCAGGAGATAGACGAGAATACCTACCAGGCGTTGATTGATATGGGCGAATTTAAGAATGTGTTCATCGGCCGGAGCGGTATCGAACGGATGCATAACCGCTTGCTGACCGGGCGATACGGTGTTCGGATGAGTGAATTCGATTTTGCCACCAGGCAGAAGGACGAGTTGAGCCGGACCGAGTCCGTTCCGCCGACGGATATTATGCTGACCATTGACCTGAATCTGCAGAAGAAACTGGAAGCGGCGCTTAAAAATAAGTCAGCCGGCGCCGGAATCGTAATGGATATACATACCGGTGAGATCCTGGCCATGGCCAGCGCGCCGTCGTTTAATCTCAACCTGCTTCAGCCGCCGGTGGATAGTCAGGTAACCGAGTTTATCTCCAAGTCGCCCCTGAAACCATTGTATAACCGGGCCATTTCCGGCGAATACCCGCCCGGGTCGGTCTTTAAGATTATCACCGCCCTGGCCGCCTTGGAAGAAGGCAAGATTACGCCTTATACGCCCTTTTACTGCAACGGCCATTTTTCGCCTAAATACAAGAAATTCAAATGTTGGATTGCCGAGCATAACCGGGAGCATGGTTCTCTTTCTTTAGAAGAGGGTTTCAAGCATTCCTGCAATATTTTCTTCTTTAATGCGGGTAATTTAGCCGGCGGTGAGGCGATTACCAGATGGGCGCGGAATATGGGGTTCGGTGAGCGCGCCGGCATAGATGTCTCGGGCGAGAAAAAAGGCCGGGTGCCTAAGTCGCCGGCTGATAAAGACCTGAAAACAGGTAGACCTAATTGGGCGCTGGCTGATACCCTCAATATGTCCATCGGCCAGGGTGACTTGATGGTTACGCCGCTCCAGATAGTCCGGATGGTGGCGGCCATTGCCAACGGCGGCACGCTGGTCAAGCCGCGGATTATCAAGACCGATATACCGAAAGAGCCGTTAGAATCATTACATGAAAACGATTCAAAACTTTCTGTTTCATTCAAGCCCGGAGACAGCAAGCCGGCTGTGGTTCAAAAGAATGAGCCGCCTCAAAAGATAAATATCTCCGAAAGCACGCTGACGCATATCCGTAACGGGATGTATAAAGTGGTGCATTCCGAGGGCGGGACCGCCCACGGTAGCGGGGTGCGGAATTTCCCAGCCGCCGGCAAGACCGGCACGGCCGAGGTCTGGGGCAAGAAATCGCACGCCTGGTTTGCCGGATTCGCGCCTTTTGACAAACCGCAATTCGCCTTTGTGGTCGTGGTGGAATACGGCGGCAAGGGTTCTGAGGTCTCGGCGCCCATCGTGGCCTCATTCCTGCCCGAAGCCCTGGCCATATATCAGCCGGCCCAACCGCAGGGAAAATAAGATATAATCCATAAATTCCTTGACCCCGCACATAAATAGTGTTAGAAAACCACACTACAAATAATAACTAAATTAGTACTGTATGTACTGCTTATGTGCGGGGTTGACTAATTACCTTTTACATAAAATGAGCTTGTAATCTCTAACGGGATGAATGAGAAGATTTAACCTATGTCTACTATTAATGCGACCGAGATAAAGAAGGGGATGATCATTAAGTTCAATAATGACCTTTACGAGGTGGCGGACTATGACCACGTCACGCCCGGCAACTGGCGGGCCATGATGCAGGTCAAGATGCGCAGTGTCAAGACCGGCTCCACCCTTGAATACCGTTTCCGTTCGGTGGACAAAGTAGAACAGTTATCCGTGGAAGTAAAGCCGGCAGATTATCTTTACCAAAAAGGGAATTTCTTCGTATTTATGAGCACTGAGAACTACGAAGAGATTTCCATTGCCCTGGATGTCATTAAGGAAAAAGCCAAGTATATGAAAGAGAACCAGTCCGTGATGCTGGTTTATTGCGACGGCGGGCTGATTGATGTCCAGTTGCCGGTAACGGTTGACCTGAAAATCACCGAGACTACGCCGCCTTTGAAGACCGCCACGATTACCAATGTTTCCAAACCCGCCACCCTGGAAACAGGACTGGTGGCTCAGGTACCGGCATTTATCGAGCAGGGGGAAACCATCCGCATTGATACGCGCGACGGGCGCTACGTGGAACGCGTTAAAGTGGAATAAGGTCTCTGCACTTTCTGTATGAAACCATTAACTGTCTTCAAATTGGGCCCTACTGCCTATGATGAGGCGCTTTCTTTCCAGTTCGAACTGGTGGAAAGGGTTCGGGAGTCAAAAGGCAAGAATTCATTCCTGATGCTTCTGGAACACCAGCCGGTTATCACCAAGGGCAAGAATGCCAACGGCAATAATATCCTGGCCTCTCCTGAGGCGCTTAAGAGAAAAGGCATCTCGGTAAAACAGATTGACCGGGGCGGCGATGTGACATATCACGGCCCGGGACAGCTGGTCGGCTATCCGATAATACAATTAGCATACCACAAGAAAACGCTCCGGGAATATGTCCGCCTGCTCGAGCAGACCCTGATTAAAACCCTGGCTGGTTTCGGCATAGATGCCCAGACCAATGATAACAGCTCGGCCGGCGTCTGGGTCGGTGATTCCAAAATCGGATTCATCGGCATGCGGGTTTCCAAAGGCGTCACTTATCATGGGTTTTCGTTTAATGTCAATAACACTCTCGATGCCTTTGAACTGATTAATCCCTGCGGTATGAAAAACCCCCAGATTACCTCGTTGGCCAAACTGCTTAATAAACCGGTGTCAATCAGTGAGGTGACTGCCAAATATCTTGAGGCGTTCCGGGAATTATTTAATGTCGGGATAACCGAGGTCAAGACCCATCTATCGTATATACCCAAAGAAATACCGTCATAAAATTATGTTGCCGTCCTGGTTAAAACAGAATAAACCATCGCTGGGCAAATCCATGGCAATTAATAATATCATCAAGAGTCATGGTCTTCATACGGTCTGCCAGAGCGCCAAATGCCCCAATATCTTCGAATGCTTTGCCAAAGGCACGGCTACCTTTATGATTCTGGGCGATGCCTGCACCAGGCACTGCCGGTTCTGCTCGGTCAAGAAACAAGCGCCTCTGCCGTTGGCTTCCAATGAAGCGAAGGAAGTGGCGGATGCCTGTTGCAAGATGAAACTAAAACATGTCGTGATTACTTCGGTTACCCGCGATGATTTGCCGGACGGCGGGGCAGGCGTATTCTATGATACGATTATGGAAGTGCGTAAGACGTCTCCTGGAGTGGCTATTGAGGTCCTGACTCCGGATTTCCAGGGTAATCAAACAAGCATCCGCCAGGTTGTCTCAGCCCAACCCGATATATTTAATCACAATATCGAAACCGTGCCCCGGCTTTACTCCGAGATTAGACCCGAAGCGGATTATCAGCGCTCATTAAAACTGCTGGCCTATGTTAAGGAGTTAAACCCGGCCATGCGGACCAAGTCAGGCCTGATGTTGGGATTAGGAGAAAGAGAAGACGAGGTGCTGTCGGTGCTCAAAGACCTGAGGGTCGTGGATTGCGATATGGTTACCATCGGTCAATACCTGCGCCCGTCATTAAGCGCCGGAACCGTGGAGGTG
This sequence is a window from Planctomycetota bacterium. Protein-coding genes within it:
- the fabZ gene encoding 3-hydroxyacyl-ACP dehydratase FabZ, with the protein product MNPENSEIKSSDGNKGVRLDIREIHNILPHRYPFLLVDRVIEMEGYQRAVGIKNVTMNEPYFQGHFPGMPIMPGVLQIEAMAQLTGIMLLSRAGNEKKIAMFLSIDEAKFRRSVIPGDQLRIEVNTTKVKSRIVEAEAKITVEGEVASESKFKFMLVDKE
- the lipB gene encoding lipoyl(octanoyl) transferase LipB, with product MKPLTVFKLGPTAYDEALSFQFELVERVRESKGKNSFLMLLEHQPVITKGKNANGNNILASPEALKRKGISVKQIDRGGDVTYHGPGQLVGYPIIQLAYHKKTLREYVRLLEQTLIKTLAGFGIDAQTNDNSSAGVWVGDSKIGFIGMRVSKGVTYHGFSFNVNNTLDAFELINPCGMKNPQITSLAKLLNKPVSISEVTAKYLEAFRELFNVGITEVKTHLSYIPKEIPS
- the lpxC gene encoding UDP-3-O-[3-hydroxymyristoyl] N-acetylglucosamine deacetylase, encoding MQCTIKKPVFCEGIGLFTGQKVKLCFQPAKVNDGITFIANGARISASISNVLTQYRRNAIGKDGIIIETIEHLMAALNGLGITNIDIEIYSDSQSATYEIPNTDGSAKLFVDLLLKAGIEEQRAPRRVLRINAPVNYRDGECSIIALPAADDSLTVDYTFSHSAVIIGNQHLSVELVQDNFISEIAPARTFCMADEVASLQAQGIGKSANYQNVLVVDNDKIVQNTLRFKDEFVRHKILDLIGDLYLLNASLFAKIAAVKTGHRQNVEFVRKLVGLL
- the lipA gene encoding lipoyl synthase — protein: MLPSWLKQNKPSLGKSMAINNIIKSHGLHTVCQSAKCPNIFECFAKGTATFMILGDACTRHCRFCSVKKQAPLPLASNEAKEVADACCKMKLKHVVITSVTRDDLPDGGAGVFYDTIMEVRKTSPGVAIEVLTPDFQGNQTSIRQVVSAQPDIFNHNIETVPRLYSEIRPEADYQRSLKLLAYVKELNPAMRTKSGLMLGLGEREDEVLSVLKDLRVVDCDMVTIGQYLRPSLSAGTVEVARFVPPEEFEAYRAKASEMGFKAVASGPFVRSSYMAAELYGVR
- the efp gene encoding elongation factor P, translated to MSTINATEIKKGMIIKFNNDLYEVADYDHVTPGNWRAMMQVKMRSVKTGSTLEYRFRSVDKVEQLSVEVKPADYLYQKGNFFVFMSTENYEEISIALDVIKEKAKYMKENQSVMLVYCDGGLIDVQLPVTVDLKITETTPPLKTATITNVSKPATLETGLVAQVPAFIEQGETIRIDTRDGRYVERVKVE
- the lpxA gene encoding acyl-ACP--UDP-N-acetylglucosamine O-acyltransferase produces the protein MTNIHPTAIIDKSAEIDQSVTIGPYTTIGPDVRIGAGNIIGPYCHFESHTTIGRNNKFLAYCSVGTPPQDVGYKNEPTRLIIGDNNTFKEFVTLNRGTMKDRQETVIGNNNYLMAYAHVGHDSVLSNNIIMANAVQVGGHVHIEDYAALGGMVGVHHLVTVGAHAFIGGIARVIQDVPPYMIAEGHPAKVRALNAIGLERRGFPPEIISALEAAYKLIWRGKITTAEAFQKLLSPEKNPCKEVQYLIKSLQNTRDGKHGRYRESLRKVPAR
- a CDS encoding PilT/PilU family type 4a pilus ATPase translates to MSETKKELDVKGLFAAVVAKNASDLFIKVGAPPMIRLTGKLEVLPQTFPLTPEMVEKLFLEITTEKLRQKFVDQGEVDTAYEVFGMGRFRVNIFRQKGFIGMAMRYIRSNIPPIEELGLPMKPLQKLATTTRGLVIVTGIAGSGKSTTIAALINYINKNWRKHVVTIEDPIEYLFMDEKSLIDQRELGIDTFSFTSALKHAVRQSPDIIMIGEMRDKDTMEAAIGAAETGHLVISTLHSINSFQTVERIINFFPPHQHPLLRQQLSMLLQGVISQRLIARHDGKGMVPAAEILLATPTIKDMLYEGKTRELYDAIKEGNTYYGTQTFNQSLKYLYQNNFISVEDALAFADRPDELKLELRGITKGDASDFDFKVK
- the uvrA gene encoding excinuclease ABC subunit UvrA — protein: MTNHISIRGAKEHNLRNINIDIPRDKLIVVTGVSGSGKTSLAFDTIYAEGQRRYIESLSAYARQFLEQIAKPDVESIEGLPPTISIEQRGGTGTPRSIVATTTEIYDYLRVIFARLGQPFCPKCNKPIVKQSAQQIIQHIQSFPAYSRIIVLAPIIRGKKGEHRDVFERIRRNGFVRVRVDNKVIELGSSVPKLDKYKRHNIEIVIDRLSVEPAGIEKSRLADSVETALRLGEGLVIISHQPQGKRFSDLVFSEHFACPECQISLSELSPRIFSFNSPYGACPRCNGLGTRMELDMDLIVPDKSLSLANGAIEAWRKSGHRMAIYYSYVIKEFAGDFNIAMDAPFYNLPEDKKRILMYGTNQPDEAKYKRSFTGVIPDLENRFYKTQSEGVKHRIHSYMSELPCPTCKGARLKPEPLAVRIGGKNISEVIQMAVKDAYHFFDKLVLTAEQTLIGQMALKEIKNRLSFLIDVGLSYLTLDRRSLTLSGGEAQRIRLASQVGSGLVGVCYVLDEPTIGLHQRDNQRLLNTLIKLRNLGNTVIVVEHDEDTIRASDYLIDVGPGAGTRGGQVIISAPSKDVLNGKMTNNNNTVKPPNGTSGENNNNHSLTLQYLTNKLRIEVPKKRRFDRNLFPQPNTANNKIKNDKSEGRSDRASELRRDRASEHNWLNIIRAREFNLKDINVPIPLGCFTCVTGVSGSGKSTLVNEILYKGLMKKIYRSRIRSGECDDIIGAEHVDKVIIIDQSPIGRTPRSNPATYTGVFDEIRKVFTMTKEARLRGYQSGRFSFNLKAGRCADCQGQGTKLIEMHFLPDVYITCEQCKGKRYNRETLDITYRGKNIADVLEMEVSAAVEFFQNFPHIVRILKTLDNVGLGYIALGQSSITLSGGEAQRVKLSAELGKTATNKTLYILDEPTTGLHFSDINKLLNVLNRLVDRGNSVVVIEHNMHVIKMADYIIDLGPEGGDEGGRVVASGTPEEIARQERSYTGKILKKYL